Proteins encoded within one genomic window of Trichomycterus rosablanca isolate fTriRos1 chromosome 7, fTriRos1.hap1, whole genome shotgun sequence:
- the LOC134318264 gene encoding tumor necrosis factor receptor superfamily member 14-like isoform X2 encodes MEEQKLTVGLHILGICAVLAYGNDCGQSEYLSSAGKCCPMCNIGLVVLRDCTGPYTTKCKPCSKGTYMNAPNELNKCFPCKTCDKGLSASEQCTRIKDTVCDVLDGHYCKYYSGKECEMALKHSKCEQGQQIKTPGTKTSDTVCELCSHGYYSPEGENCTKWTDCSIKDMIQDEEGSSVKDVQCKQRRKRYFLIPGFVISLIFVLLFLYMKQRSLSKSNKMMQQWHSDHQKPPISVEETNNGSAKLVTSLNCENEPEENLKDAIT; translated from the exons ATGGAAGAACAAAAACTAACAGTTGGTTTGCACATACTCG GTATCTGTGCTGTACTCGCATATGGAAATGATTGTGGCCAAAGTGAATATCTATCATCGGCAGGGAAATGCTGTCCTATGTGTAATATAG GTTTGGTGGTTTTAAGAGATTGTACTGGTCCTTACACCACAAAGTGCAAACCATGCTCCAAGGGAACATACATGAATGCACCCAATGAACTTAACAAGTGCTTTCCGTGTAAAACATGTGATAAAG GCCTGTCTGCATCAGAACAATGTACCAGAATAAAAGATACTGTCTGCGATGTTCTGGATGGACATTATTGTAAGTATTACAGTGGCAAAGAATGCGAGATGGCTTTGAAACACAGTAAATGTGAACAAGGGCAACAGATCAAAACTCCAG ggaCCAAAACCTCAGATACAGTTTGTGAGCTCTGTTCACATGGTTATTATTCTCCAGAGGGAGAGAACTGCACTAAATGGACtga cTGTTCTATCAAAGATATGATTCAAGACGAGGAAGGCAGTTCTGTAAAAGATGTTCAATGCAAACAAAGAAGGAAGAGATACTTTCTCATACCTGGATTTGTTATTAGTCTCAtttttgttttactgtttttatacaTGAAGCAAAGGTCTTTAAGCAAATCAAATAAGATGATGCAGCAATGGCACAGTG ATCACCAGAAACCACCA ATTTCTGTTGAAGAAACAAACAATGGCAGTGCAAAACTTGTGACATCATTGAACTGTGAAAACGAACC AGAAGAAAACCTGAAGGATGCGATCACGTGA
- the LOC134318264 gene encoding tumor necrosis factor receptor superfamily member 14-like isoform X1: protein MEEQKLTVGLHILGICAVLAYGNDCGQSEYLSSAGKCCPMCNIGLVVLRDCTGPYTTKCKPCSKGTYMNAPNELNKCFPCKTCDKGLSASEQCTRIKDTVCDVLDGHYCKYYSGKECEMALKHSKCEQGQQIKTPGTKTSDTVCELCSHGYYSPEGENCTKWTDCSIKDMIQDEEGSSVKDVQCKQRRKRYFLIPGFVISLIFVLLFLYMKQRSLSKSNKMMQQWHSDHQKPPQISVEETNNGSAKLVTSLNCENEPEENLKDAIT from the exons ATGGAAGAACAAAAACTAACAGTTGGTTTGCACATACTCG GTATCTGTGCTGTACTCGCATATGGAAATGATTGTGGCCAAAGTGAATATCTATCATCGGCAGGGAAATGCTGTCCTATGTGTAATATAG GTTTGGTGGTTTTAAGAGATTGTACTGGTCCTTACACCACAAAGTGCAAACCATGCTCCAAGGGAACATACATGAATGCACCCAATGAACTTAACAAGTGCTTTCCGTGTAAAACATGTGATAAAG GCCTGTCTGCATCAGAACAATGTACCAGAATAAAAGATACTGTCTGCGATGTTCTGGATGGACATTATTGTAAGTATTACAGTGGCAAAGAATGCGAGATGGCTTTGAAACACAGTAAATGTGAACAAGGGCAACAGATCAAAACTCCAG ggaCCAAAACCTCAGATACAGTTTGTGAGCTCTGTTCACATGGTTATTATTCTCCAGAGGGAGAGAACTGCACTAAATGGACtga cTGTTCTATCAAAGATATGATTCAAGACGAGGAAGGCAGTTCTGTAAAAGATGTTCAATGCAAACAAAGAAGGAAGAGATACTTTCTCATACCTGGATTTGTTATTAGTCTCAtttttgttttactgtttttatacaTGAAGCAAAGGTCTTTAAGCAAATCAAATAAGATGATGCAGCAATGGCACAGTG ATCACCAGAAACCACCA caGATTTCTGTTGAAGAAACAAACAATGGCAGTGCAAAACTTGTGACATCATTGAACTGTGAAAACGAACC AGAAGAAAACCTGAAGGATGCGATCACGTGA